The sequence GCGCAGCGGTGGCGCGCCAAGCAGCTCCAATACAGCCTGCTGCGCAGCCTCATGGGGCGGCACCGCGACTTCTGGCTGGTCACCGAGGACGCGCTCGTATATGCGGCCCGCAGCCTGAACCTCGACCTGACCGACGCCCGGCGCGCGCGGTTGATGGACGCGTACCTGACGCTGGAAGCGTTTCCTGACGTGCGGCCGGGGCTGGAGGCGCTGAGAGACCGCGGAGTGCGTCTGGCGATCCTCTCGAACGGCGAGCCGCGGATGCTGGAGGCGGCGGCCCGCAGCGCCGGCATCGATACCCTGCTCGACACGATCATCAGCGTCGAGGAGGTGAAGATCTTCAAGGTCAGCCCGCGGGTCTACAACCTGGGGCTGGAGCGACTCGGGGTCGGCCGCTCGGCGCTGGGGTTCGTCTCGTCCAACGGCTGGGACATCGCCGGGGCCGCCTCGGCCGGCCTGCCCACCTTCTGGATTCAGCGCAGCGCCGCCGAGCCGCCCGAGGAGCTGGGGTTCGCGGCGGATCGCGTGGTGGCGGCGATAACCGACCTGCCCCCGCTGCTCGAAGGCGCCGGCTGAGTCGCTCTCGGGCGCGCGGCGGGCCGGTGCGAGGTTGTCGGCCCGATCCCGGGCGGCGCGCGATTCCGGCGTATCGCCCGTCGCCGCGAAGGCTTCGGCGGACCGGAGGCGCCGGTCGCGCCGGGGTATGCTGAATGGATGGATATTCGAGCGAACGGACGGTTCCCGGTAGCCGTGTTGCTGGCGCTGGCGGCGGCGGTCGGATCGCCGTCCGGCGCGCAGGGGCAGACGGCGCCGGGGCGCGCGGCGAGCGCCGGCGGTTCCGGCGTCGAGGTCGCGGTGACCCGGATCGCAGTCGGCGACTACACGTTCGACGTGCGGACGGCGGGTCCGGAAGACGGCGAGCCGGTGATCCTGCTGCACGGGTTTCCGCAGACCTCCTACGAATGGCGCCATCAGATCGCGGCGCTGGCCGGGGCCGGATTCCGCGTGGTGGCGCCGGATCAGCGCGGCTATTCGCCGGGGGCCCGCCCGCCGGACATCGCCGACTACGCGCTGCCGCTCCTCGTGCAGGACGTGATCGGTCTGGCGGATGCCATCGGCGCCGCGCGTTTTCATGTC comes from Acidobacteriota bacterium and encodes:
- a CDS encoding haloacid dehalogenase type II produces the protein MKLDRRAFVGTLGAATVGAAGARAAAGSPRAPGPRPAPAAAVARQADPVEAIEAFAFDAYGTLFDVFSVTALCEELFPENGDALAQRWRAKQLQYSLLRSLMGRHRDFWLVTEDALVYAARSLNLDLTDARRARLMDAYLTLEAFPDVRPGLEALRDRGVRLAILSNGEPRMLEAAARSAGIDTLLDTIISVEEVKIFKVSPRVYNLGLERLGVGRSALGFVSSNGWDIAGAASAGLPTFWIQRSAAEPPEELGFAADRVVAAITDLPPLLEGAG